In Sorex araneus isolate mSorAra2 chromosome 11, mSorAra2.pri, whole genome shotgun sequence, the sequence ccctgagccctgagttcaGCATAGGAGGTAGAAGTCCGCCCCCTTGTGGACATCCGGGGTGTAACAAGGTGAGGAAAACCTGAAACCCTGGGGGTCCTTTTCAGTCCCTGCTACCCATTTCACCTCCGGTGGCTTGCCAGAGGTCCTCTGGATGGCCATGGGCAGGGAAGTGGGGGCAGAGGACACAAGAGGAAGGTAGGCGAAGATCCTGGGACAAATTGCCAGCCTCCACAGAAAGAGGAAGAGCAACATGGCAGATGTTAGTTACTAGCTGGTGAGAAAAGAGAAGTGGAGCATCCCCAGGCCTTCCGTGGCTGCAGCTTCAGGCATATCACAGTCCCTCTCTGAGTCTTCTGGGGGTCCGTGCCTCTGACTGTCTCTGCCTTGGAGACCCAGCCAAAGGTCAGTCCTAGCAAGGGTTTCTCCTTGGAGCATCCCTAGCCCTGGCAAAGGAGGTCCAGACACTTCAGAGCTTACCCATAGGGGAGAGGCAGAGGACACCCCGTTGCCCATGGGGGCAGCTGATCCAAGAGCTTAGAGTCCTGTAACCTTCCAGCTCTGTACCACAGTCCTGGGCCCCTGCAGGGATCTCTCCTCCTACAACCATGACAAAATGTAGAAGTGACTTACTCCAGGACTTGCCTCCTGGTGGTGAGAGGACACTGAGTCAGAGGTGCCTGTGAAATAGAGGTGACCACCGGTTCCATGACCAATATGGTAGCCGTCCTCATACCTGACCTTGGCATAGGCTCGCCCGCCTCTACACAGCCTTACTACTGCACTCAGCGCATTAGTCAAGAGTTTGCTTTTAGTGTATTTTCTACACTACCCTGTAATCAATGAGTAGAACTGGGCTAAATGTCCCTCTGGGAAGGGCAAGCCAAGTCTCTGGTCCTCTCCACTGCACTTTCCTCAAAGCTCTCCTGATGGAAAATAAAGGTCAGTTTTAAAATCTGAAGTATAGACAAAAGTGATTCAAATTTCTCACTGCAATCTGTTCCtatggagatctcagtcacagcaTAACCAAAGACTTTGTTTTGAGAGTCAAACTGtcctctggggaaaaaaatgaaaagtgggGGTAGGTGGGCAGGGGGGATCATTTTGTTGAAACGCTGGGAAAGGGCGTCCCTGGGCTAGTGTGCTCCTGGCTGGTGGGATCTGCGGTGAATACGGGTGTGTGGTGGAGCTCTTTACATACCACTATACACTAACGCTTTAACTGAACCAAGCCTTCTGTTctcgtgtgtgtatatgtttttaaAGACACTATAAGGTTATTATGAGGCAGTCAGTTATTATGTAAACACCCCCTTAAAACTCAGAGGATTCCAACAATAAGTACAACCCAAGTACTCCCTAAAAAGCTAAGTTCAGGTAGACCGTGTAATTCCCATTGTAGACAGAGCCCTTTGCAAACACCTATTGAGACCACCCACTTTGTGCTGCCATTGCCAAATCCTAAAATTGGAATGAAAATCTTAAACCTACAAGCCATCAGAGGGTCAGTAAGCAGATTGTGCCATTTCCAAACCCAAAATGTGCTGCTTGCATCAGCAAGTCCCCAGGGGCAACCTTTCTGGACGGAGTCCGGCCTTCGCTTCAGAACATGGCTGTGCCAGGGTCGGGAAAGTGACAGGACCAGGCTTTTGCAGAGGTTAGCCAAGGTTCACAGGGTCATGACTGGGCCATTTTATCAGGCATGTCAGGCTCACACCCTATTGCCTGGCATAGATAAAAAAACGTTATCTTGTCAGTCCACTAAATCGACTCCTTCTGCTCTTATTCTCAATACAGAAAACCTGGACTCACTTATCTAAACCAGAGACTGGCTTTGCAAAATGTTGTTTCCATGTACAAGTCCCGGGTCAAGGAAACATCTCAGGATTTTTGATCTGACATGAGCCCATAGCTCCATAATCAGAGTGACTAGCTTCATTTTTTCTGCAATCTGAACTTCAGAACGCAGCGTTGGCTCCACAGGATAATGTGTActtgttatttcatttattacGAAACAAGTGTCTGGGGGGAGACTGTTATATTCTAATGGGTTAGTCCTCAAAGTGAAACCTTTACAAAGTCATCCTTTCCTAAGGAACAACACCCTCTCCCCGTCTCAAACTAACTTGGATACACTTTCCAAGGGGTTAAACTAAATGATCacagaaaatcataaaattaccTTGAactaacacacatatacatatgacatatatatgtatatgtgtgtattttctaataacttttaaaagaaaaatgaacaactAAAGTTGTTAGTTGAAAACAGatatattggatatatatatatccaaaacccaggggaccatatacacttatatatatgTAAGATTGGCCCTAATCACACATGCAGAAGTCTGGTTTAAATACATTAACTACTAATATCAGAACTGGATGGAGCCAGATAGATAGTATAcccagcagttaaggtgcttgccttgcatatgtccaacccaggtttgatccccaacatcccatacagcTCCCcaagcccaggagtgatccctgagcaaagagccaggagtaagccctgaccacagataGGCatggccaaaataaacaaaaacaaacaaactgataAGTTGTCCCCCAACAGGAATCTAAGATACAAGATAAGCACCTTCAGATTGttctttatttgaaaacaatacaaatttatttttattattatatttaaagacTGTGGGACTTACAAGagtcacataaatatataatatacatttagaaattaaatataataaaatcaaatgtgGCATTATGTAGAAATGCCAGAAACATTTCAAATGAGTCCAAGGTTGGTGCAGCCTTCTCACCCTCAGATTTCCCCCAGGAAAGGGGTGAAGCTTGCAGGTAGATCGTCCACAGGGCACATGGTGGGGCTGGTTTTCATGGTAGGGGGTCCGTTCAGGAGCTGCCAGTCGCAATGCCGCGCCAGCTCCACAGTAAAGATTTTGAGAAGAATTTTTGCAAACTCTTTCCCTACACAGCTCCTCAGGCCTCCTCCAAATGGAATAAAGCTGAACCTGGAGGCGGCCTCGGGGTGGGGCTGCAGGAATCGGTCGGGGTTAAAGTCCTCCTTGTTGGTGAAGATCTCTGCCACCTCATGCGTATCACAGATGCTGTAGATAACATTCCAGCCCTTGGGGATCTGGTATCCCTGCCGAAGATTATAAAGGCCCAGGGGTTGACAAACTAGAAATGAACTTTCCACAACAAAAAAATCGAGGCCCGGATGCCCTGGGAGGCATTGGGAGTTAAAAGGTGGAAGAGAACAGACATTCAGGTAGCTGAATGGTCTATCCACAGGGGGCACGGCCCTAGCGGCAAAAGCTTGAGGACTTTAAGCCACTGCACAGGGAAACCAGGGGAGAGGTAAAACCACAACAAAAGAGGCGGGGGGGAGAAGCAGAGAACTTACATTTAATTCAAATGTCTTAAGAGCAACCCGAAACCCTCCTGGAACAGGGGGGTTCAGCCGGAGGGTCTCTTTAATAACACACCCGATGTATTTAAGCTGTTCCAAGATTTCCATATCCAACTTGTTGCCTTGATTGCTCTTACAAAGTAAACCCTATCAAAACAGTCATAGAGAGGTGAACGGTTATTCTGTGCTCCAATAAAATCAGTCACCCAGAACATAAACAGGTCTTAAGTAGCAGCTAACCCCAGAAGGCCCCGTGATAGGAGAGTGTGAAGGGGAAAGAGCTGCTAGTGACCATTTGCCTCACCCCTGGGCCCAAATTCACTATTTACAGCTCCAGGAGAATGCTACTCTCTCCACCATGGCCCTAATCACCTCAGCCACCACCGGCCTCCTCCCTCACTGCCTAGAAGTCCTCTATTCACATCCTTGAGCACACAGGTCAGAAGAAGTAGAATCTAACAGGAAATCTCCCAGATTCTCCAAAGGGTGGAGAAAAAGAACTCCAAAGGCAAGAATGAGAACTCGGACCCTGTCTCGGGGAAGTACTGCTATTCCCTCCATTCCATTTACAAAGTGAATTCTTTTCACACTGGCCCACCCACCCTTGGCCCTGCCCTTTAGAGATACTTGACAAGGCAGCCCAGCACGCTTACTTCATGGGAGAGCTGGTGTGCTGAGCAACTCATTTCCTTAGCGAAAGGAGGTCCCAGATTCCTCATACCTTACTCTTTAGCTCCTCGCGCACTTTCTGGAGGACCTCAGGGTAGAGTCCCAGGTAAGTGATCAGAGAGGTCGCTGCGCTGGCTGTGGTGTCATGTCCTCCGAAGAGAAGTTCCGTGGAAGTTTGCTTTAGCGCCTAGGAATGAAATCAGAGAAGTCCGCATTTGACAATTCCTGCATACGATTTTAAATAACCATCCATCAGACCCAGCTGAGGGTTCTGGAAGCAAGATGGGAAGGGCTAAAAAACGGTTGGTCGGAAAATGTTACAAAGagcaacatttaaaaacaaaatgccaAGTCGCTGTAATTCAGTAAGAGCAGGAGGCTAGTAAGCCTTCTCTGCTGGGAACTCCAGAACTGGACTTTTTTGGGTTTAATTGCCAAGCATGATTAGCATTTTGCAAATTCCAACTTTCACTTAAAACCCTGAAGGGCTGGGGGcggagagggcgggggggggggggcgggcgagaAAGCTCCCTAGTCGGCTGCAACCCCTTTCACATCGCTCAGTCCTCAGCCGGGTTCCCTCTTTAGAGTCTGGACGCCAGACTCCAAAACCCAGGGGACCAAAGGGCGCCGCACCGCTGCCGGAAACTGCGCTCACCTGCATGTCCAGCCTCTCGCCCCTCTCCCACGAGTGCTCGATCAACAGCTGCAGCACGTCTTTGCGGGCCCCGCCCGCCTCCGCCGCCCGGAGCCCGCAGATCTTGGCGCGAATGTTCTCCTCGATGCGCGCGTGGATGAGGTTCCGCGCCTTTACGCCCTGAGCGCGGAGAGCGCACGGCAGTGAGCAGACGCGCGGCCTCCGCTTCCCCGGGGCCCCAAGCTCCGCACCCTGCCGGCCGCCCTTACCCGATACAGCCCGCTGAACGGGACGTCGATGGGCAACGAGAAGAGATTGCGGATCATTTCCTCGAAGGCCTCCACCAGCTGCTGCTCGGCATCCCCGCCGCTCGCCAAGCCGGG encodes:
- the LOC101544869 gene encoding cytochrome P450 26A1 isoform X2: MGLPALLASALCTFVLPLLLFVATIKLWDLYCVSSRDRSCALPLPPGTMGFPFFGETLQMVLQRRKFLQMKRKKYGFIYKTHLFGRPTVRVMGADNVRRILLGEHRLVSVHWPASVRTILGSGCLSSLHDSSHKQRKKVIMRAFSREALECYVPVIAEEVGNCLEQWLSCGERGLLVYPQVKRLMFRIAMRILLGCEPGLASGGDAEQQLVEAFEEMIRNLFSLPIDVPFSGLYRGVKARNLIHARIEENIRAKICGLRAAEAGGARKDVLQLLIEHSWERGERLDMQALKQTSTELLFGGHDTTASAATSLITYLGLYPEVLQKVREELKSKGLLCKSNQGNKLDMEILEQLKYIGCVIKETLRLNPPVPGGFRVALKTFELNGYQIPKGWNVIYSICDTHEVAEIFTNKEDFNPDRFLQPHPEAASRFSFIPFGGGLRSCVGKEFAKILLKIFTVELARHCDWQLLNGPPTMKTSPTMCPVDDLPASFTPFLGEI
- the LOC101544869 gene encoding cytochrome P450 26A1 isoform X1; the protein is MGLPALLASALCTFVLPLLLFVATIKLWDLYCVSSRDRSCALPLPPGTMGFPFFGETLQMVLQVRELGTRQTRFPASTETRVGAPGREVTTARIGAKTEAHSSPAPPHARLSLPAFLSQRRKFLQMKRKKYGFIYKTHLFGRPTVRVMGADNVRRILLGEHRLVSVHWPASVRTILGSGCLSSLHDSSHKQRKKVIMRAFSREALECYVPVIAEEVGNCLEQWLSCGERGLLVYPQVKRLMFRIAMRILLGCEPGLASGGDAEQQLVEAFEEMIRNLFSLPIDVPFSGLYRGVKARNLIHARIEENIRAKICGLRAAEAGGARKDVLQLLIEHSWERGERLDMQALKQTSTELLFGGHDTTASAATSLITYLGLYPEVLQKVREELKSKGLLCKSNQGNKLDMEILEQLKYIGCVIKETLRLNPPVPGGFRVALKTFELNGYQIPKGWNVIYSICDTHEVAEIFTNKEDFNPDRFLQPHPEAASRFSFIPFGGGLRSCVGKEFAKILLKIFTVELARHCDWQLLNGPPTMKTSPTMCPVDDLPASFTPFLGEI